The stretch of DNA CCCACTCCATTGGCTGTTTCCGTGGGAAGCGACGAGCAAGGTAGCAGCTTTGGTCATGATGCACTGTTGTTATTGGACACTGATTGTCAGCTTGCTTATTTTAGTTGGTGCCGAAATTGCTGGTGCAGGTAAAACAAATAATGATGTAGCGGAAGAcggcggcaagaaaaagaagaagaaaactgATGCAGAAGCTGGTGAATCCGAGAATAAAGCAAGCGAGCCTTCTGCTCAGGAAAAGCCAAGTGAAGATGCGGGCGGTGAGGCCAAAGAGAAGaaacagaagaagaagaagaaggatgattcTTCAGCTGCGAATGCTGGTTGCGACGAAGCAACTGAAGCAGTGAAGAATGATGATCAGAAGAAGCCTGAtggcaagaagaagaaaagcAAGAAGCATGACAAGGACGATGATGTTGAAGCTAGGCTGGAAAAGGTGGAATTAGCAATAAAAAACAAGTTTGAGGCAGCTGAGAAACTCAATGGGGATGGTGATAAATCAAAAGAGGAAGAATTGAAAAGTCAGAATGATGATGCTGGCAAGAACAATGGTgctgtagaaaagaaaaggaagaagaagaaagacaaaTCAGCTACTGAGACTTCAGAAAAGACTGATGCAGGAGCTGTGCCTGCTGATAGTGATGCTGCCAAGGGAAAGACTGACGCTGTGGAAACAGTGAAGGATGATAGTGAGAAAAAGGCTAAAAAGAAGCGAAAGAAGTCTGACCCTGAAGAAAACCTTCAGGTGGAAGGTAAAGAGGTTGCAGGGAAAGATTCAGCCCCAAAACCAGAGGATGAGAACAAGAGTGGAATGGAGATTGAAGAAGGTGATAATGAAAAACTGTCAAATGAGAATGCTGTTACTGGCAAAAAACGGAAACTAGAAGAAGTCAATGGAAGCAGTCCCCCTGCGACAGCAAAAGAAGATAGCACTGCTAACCAGAGCCTAACCAATGGCTTTGCTGAGGATAAAACAAACCAGGACAGCAACATAAAACCAAGTAAAAGGCAGAAACATTCATCTGAGGTATGCATTTTCTAATTCTCTGTCATTACCTCATGGCTTGCTTGCTTTGTTTCCTGTACTTTAGTGACCTATGGAGGTGTTAGCCATAATTTTAGATCTTGTTTATACTTGATGCATCATTTACTACTAGCTTCCTTGCAACTTGCTTTTGAATTTTATTCAACTATGTGTCGACAATAAGTGATTATTGGTCGGTGGTGTAATGTCCACCAGCGTGAATTCACCATGAGGatatttggaaattcattacaTTTGCTAATGTGAGAAGTCATACCTGAGACTCTGGATCCACAAACACTGTTCTTACTTGTAAGTCAATAGTTAGGATATATAGATTATGTAGCTAATTGGACCAGCGATGCAGTTGCTGATCGAGCTTGTAATGCTATTGATAATGATCTTATTTGGTCTATTGACAATTTGATATGGTTGTTTCTTCATTAGTCTGATAACAACAGCAGTTCTTTTGTTCCGAGCAAGTTGAGTAGGCATCATTAGTCTTACCATTGTCGAAATTCTGATTATTTCTTTTTATTCATTTATTGCAGCCTAAAACTGTGAATGCTTTTCAACGGGTGAAGCTGGAGGATGTCAAATTTGCAGATGATAGACTTCAGGATAACTCTTATTGGGCTAAGGTGCTTTACTGCTTTATTGGTCATGTATTCAGGTGCTGAGAGATTTTAACATGCCTCATCTAACCTTTTATGGCCTATGTCTTTTAGGGTGGTGCAGAAACTGGTTATGGCGCGAAGGCGCAAGAGGTCCTTGGTCAAGTCAGAGGAAGGTTGGTGCTTCCTGTTCCCTTTGATTTCCTTTTGAGAACATCTATACCAATATAGTGGCAAATATGTTCCTTTCTGGTTCTGGGCTTATTCTATCTGTCCTGCTGCAGGGGGTTTCGGCATG from Panicum hallii strain FIL2 chromosome 3, PHallii_v3.1, whole genome shotgun sequence encodes:
- the LOC112887586 gene encoding suppressor protein SRP40, whose product is MLFVPRQVALAAAASSSQPRAAAAAAMAKEEGKKEKKSKSKAAAKETAAAAPDGRAAVVASVAAFLEAGGFPRTLAALQSEADLEAGAWRASPVNLEELVAKFLDLSNPTPLAVSVGSDEQGKTNNDVAEDGGKKKKKKTDAEAGESENKASEPSAQEKPSEDAGGEAKEKKQKKKKKDDSSAANAGCDEATEAVKNDDQKKPDGKKKKSKKHDKDDDVEARLEKVELAIKNKFEAAEKLNGDGDKSKEEELKSQNDDAGKNNGAVEKKRKKKKDKSATETSEKTDAGAVPADSDAAKGKTDAVETVKDDSEKKAKKKRKKSDPEENLQVEGKEVAGKDSAPKPEDENKSGMEIEEGDNEKLSNENAVTGKKRKLEEVNGSSPPATAKEDSTANQSLTNGFAEDKTNQDSNIKPSKRQKHSSEPKTVNAFQRVKLEDVKFADDRLQDNSYWAKGGAETGYGAKAQEVLGQVRGRGFRHEKTKKKRGTYRGGQIDLQTHSIKFDNSDDE